The Neoarius graeffei isolate fNeoGra1 chromosome 1, fNeoGra1.pri, whole genome shotgun sequence region gattttgtcagacattttgtataacgttatttatcaaatttacaaaaaataaaaatgctgtgtttctcaaaatccagtgaacgttgatagaataaaacagttattccactcaatctcatcgttcatcgcttatagccaactcagctatcagctcatgtatgactcaatttcatggaataacttaaatatgaaAGGCAAAATCCAAAACACAAACATGGGTCAAAGCCAAGAGGGCAATGCACTAAACAAAAACACTGTAACATGAGACACAAGGTACAGCGcatatacttcgcaaagtctatgTTGAGAGAGTCCTTATCAgcatgcgctgtgattgcactctaatgaggaacaggtgcatggcaattagCACAAACAGCTTGAGCAGTTTGTGGTGTGCACTGCACGTGCTGAGCACCTATGTACATAAATGTGACAATTACCATGAGAGAATTCtggtcttgcttttttttttttgccttttctgcTATTACAGGCGAGCAGAATCACATGTGTAAggttttcctgtgaaataaaattCTCATCCTTATTTTATAATCACAGTGTTGTTCAGGAATATTAGTCATGTCTGCAGTGAGGACACTTACGTATACACACTGGAAGCTTCCAAATTCCATCTTCACACCGTGCATAATCTACTCCTTCAAACTCATAGCCACGGTCACATTCAAATTGAACAGTTTCTTCAAGACTATAGGATGTTTTTAAGTCATCTACAAGTTCGGCGTTTGGCACATATGGGACAGGGCACACTATTTTCACTAGAACCAAAAACAGAACATTTATACATGGCTTTaattttgaatttatttatttatgtgcaTACAAATATGGTTTAATTCACTTCTGATCATCTCCATCTGtctgattggtggagtccaaactctttagagatggttttgtgagcttttccaccctgatgagcatcaacaactctttttctgaggtaTTTTGTTCGTgcaatgatatacttccacaaacatgtgctgggaagatcagactttgatagaacccTGATCTTTAAATAGAAACAAAATGGCAGGAAcactcacctgattgtcacctGATTgagtgaaaacatctgactctaatttcaccttcaaattaactgctaagcctagaggtgcacatacttttgccactcactaatatttaatactgaataattttcctcaacacataaagaaataaataaatgaccaagtataatattttttgtctcatttgtttcaggaggttctctttatctactttttggacttgcggAGAAACCTGATGGTGTTTtgagtcatatttacgcagaaatatagaaaattctaaaggattcacaaactttcaagcaccacttaaaAATATGGCCTATTTATCAAGCAATTATGGTTGATACAAATTGCATAAATGATTGCAtgctacctttttttttaaaggtcacaGAATTCTTGTTAAACCATGGTAACTGTATCAACACcaatcctgatttttttttacattttcaaaaacgtATCACGTCAACTTGCGAATGAACAATTGTTTCATTTTAAGATTGATTTTTCACGAGTAAATCCACAAGGTGATTGTGGAGTAGTGTTACAGTGTGAGCCACACTCATGTGCTCCAGATGTGATGCTTTCCCAGCACAGCTATAACATGGGACAACTTTTGGTTTTAGTGAAATTGTACAGTACTCGTTGACAATATGGGAAAAAATTTGTACGTGATAGAAAGGACAAAGTGTGCTTTTTAAATCGTTTTTATACAATTTCTCTTTTTGTCTTTCCTTTTATCCATAAAATTTCCGTTTAACGTTTGGACTTCTGAGCAAATCAAAACAATCAAATAGATTAATCATGTGTAAAACATGATAATCCCAAAACAAAAAAGTACAGTAGCAGTATGTGAGAATCTTACCACACTTAATTTCTCTGGACCACCTGCCATCGTTACACGTGTTATATCTGTCTCCAACTAGCTTATAACCTTCTGCACAAACATACTCAAGCCACTCGCCATGATAGAAAGCACTCCGGTAAGCTTTTTTGATGATTCCGTTGTAAACCCGAGGAGGAGGACCACAAGTGTTGGGACTTCCTGCAGAATAAAAACCTTTGTTTTATAATAACACAATATTGTTCAGAAATATGAGGCACGTTTGCTATGAGGACACTTACGTTTACACACTGGCAGCCTCCAAGTTCCAGATACACACTGGGCTTCTGAGCTTCTTCCTTCAAACTCATAGCCGTCTTCACATTCAAATCTAATAGTGTCATCATGATTATAGAATGGTTTTAAGTTGTGTGAAGGCTTGGCGTTTGGCACATGCAACAGTGAGGAAATACATGATGTATTAtctagaacaacaaaacacaagcACCTTTCTATATTATTTTATAACTTTACATACAttataccagtgttgtagtcgagtcactaaacctcgagtctgagtccagtttcgagtccccagtgttcaagtccaagtcattaaaaaaatttcaagtcaagtccactattgatccaagtcgagtccgagaacaagactccaaccgcaccatttgatggtgtctgtttcagcaccattaacattagttttttcctgaacatgacgtatgaacaggtgaatgtgcttctctttgtcagcggGTGCGAAGTATTAGttagtttagtttattagttTATTTAACAGGGGCCATGTACAGAACAAGTCCCATACCAGAGTTAGCTATACAGCTAATTTTCATCTGCGGTCCCTGGGCAGGGGgcttaaaacaaataaacaaacaataaaacaatatAGACAATACATACACTACTATTGCCATTATGACTATATACACTAAAAACAGCAACATCATACTAGGACAACACAACATCACAACATGTAACGATGGCACAAGGACAACACACCTACACAGGACACTACCATCAATACAGGCAGTATAATACAGGCAATATAGGCAGCACACATcacaaaataataaattaataatcaCATCTTTGATAAGCCTTCAGCCATATCTTCAAGGATTTTTTAAATTGGCTGAAACTTGTACAGTCTCTAATATGAGCTGGAATTGAGTTCCATTTTTCTACTGCACTGATAGAGAAAGCTGATCAGCCAAATGAAGTCTTCCTGAAACTCCCATAACAATCACCTCTCACTGAAGACCTAGAGacccttaggccctgtccacacggcaacggattcaggtgaatctgataaaattgtttatcgtgttggcctggcgtccacacggcaccgacgttttgggtgccccaaaacgaaatcttttgagaacgggttccagagtggaaaaatctggcaatggcaccgttgcgaagtcgtctggatgagtagaacggatttgttgacgatgacatcacaaccacatgtgcttcacgccaggtagaagtgtaacgaactcgatgcgagttgtcaacaaattctataacttggttcatgaaacgcgcttacaaaatattttcactgtgaatatttattgtgtaatggtgcaaagtgagagagagagagagagagagagagagaatagcccttagggcagagtctttagtccaaacactgcggaagcagtataaccaaaaccgtGCACTGCTTGTGCGCGTTCCAAAAATAaaagcaatcccgccagcaaaaataggaaaaaaaaggagcgatctcacctcttcagatgttggttaaagtccgacagtacattcctcaaaaagggcgtagaagaacaaagtaatccatcaacgtgtagcattcaatttattccggaccattaaagaattctggaggatctcagaatgttggcataccggcttccatctacccccgttcattcctctttccgcgtctccattcaaaaaacgagcatgtgatttaaagggactatatccataggatagggagtgagaaggtgtgtgcatgtgacagtgacagggaagaacctaggctcatgctcgccctgaatttctcttaaagtgaaggcagaagaacgttcagcgcctggccaggctttctatgtattaatttacatagacgttttaatatgaaatataaataagtgtcttagacaatagatactattttacgataCTGATTAATAAGCAAaattttatgtggctgatgctacagaagaaggggtttatgcgcatgcatctacttcttctattgttctggtgtctccaatgggaccgtcttacagcacacatagaggtgtggcatgtgtattgcatcgttttcagcaagcgttgtgttgccatatgtacctgatattttactgatccgttgcccatgtggacgcgatattaaaaaaaaaatctcgttgccattgtcgtgtggatgtagccttaatcagGGGCAGTCTTAACATAGAGGCATAGGTAGgcggctgcttggggccccccaccAGCGGTCGTAGTAGGGGGGCCCCAACCAacctcaaaaaaagaaaaagccccttatcatgattcatgaagacttcaaaagtacttttgaaaaaagtacattttactaatattcctaagaaatacgttgaagtagtagttaaaatgtccagttcatggtTATCTGTCCCTACACATACACCCCATACTTTCACAATGTAATGGACTAGTCCATAACGCTGCACAGCGCAGTGCGAAAGGTAAACACATAGTGACCGGAGTCTGAACAACGCGAAAATGAAAAGGAGTTACCCAAgcggatcaaaaaaaaaaagaaaaaagtgaaaagacactgagaaatatgtgacaatgctgcctaagttgggaaactttttttacaactactgttagcaatagagaccgcgacaacaacgtcaacgtcattcaaaatgttgaacatgatgccggtacagcagctagctgctgtgaagtggcactagctgaggaggataacgtcaagcaagacacgttgttgccaccttccatcaccgacagtgtcaacgttgacacaaatgaggtggaagagttatccagtgatggtcattttgacaccgatgatgatgaccatattgttagttggtgacaatttttttattattattttacattttcctacatctggctgtgcaccatgtacgtgtgaagacctgtgagaagacatcaacaagtaggactctgtgatgtggagaacaatctctcttttctctctcatagactctctcattcattcactcaccctctctgtctcacacacacagaacactctctctctcacactgtctcattctctctcactcactcactgacacatacattcacatggatatggagttgcttagagccaaatgccacctcatctctcctcagtccacacttcttacctcccctcactcactcactcactcactcactctctctctctctctctctctctctctctctctctcacacacacacacacacacacacacacacacacacacacacacacacacacacactcattcactcactcactcactcacacacacacacacacacacacacacacacacacacacacacacacacactcattcactcactcactcactcacacacacacacacacacacacacacacacacacacacacacacacacacacactaactcactcacacacacacacacacacacaaacactcactcactcacacacacacacacacacacacacacacacacacacacacacacacacaaaatcatgtacatagttttatttatagaatgtttgaaatgttctgatctttaaaaaaataaacagtgctggttttcctggcattttggcaaagacagatgttctctgaaatcttattctctgttgggttccatcatgactattagtttgtgcagtgctacactttgtgtgttctctgctttccatcttcattttggagtaaagaagtgtatgcagggtttaaaggggaatgtttttttttctcctctccaacctttacttccctatagattagctttacctgcctatccaccatgcagtcagtacagtttttttttgttgtttcagATTGGATGAGGGGGGCCCCATACATACCTTCGCCTGGGGCCCCCAATTTGCTAAATCCGCCACTGGCCTTAATTTATCTCTGCAAAGTGATGTGTATTGCTTGAGAGGTGGTGGTGCAAGATCATGGATAAGTTTATACATCAAGCACATATCAGCAAAACAGATAAAACTCTCAAAGGTTAGTAAGTTGTGTTTTGTTATGATGGCACAATGATGGTAATTTCTTGGTTTTTTATCAATAACTTTTAAAGCCTGTTTGTAGAGGGTGGCTAAAGGTTGTAAGATGGTCACCCCTACCTGGGACCAACTTGTAGAGCAATAAGGTAGATGAGAAAAAATCATAGAATGTAAAAACAGTTTAGCAGCAGGTAAGGGCAATTGGTGCCTGATATGCCTAAAATTAGCTAGACTAGCTCTGACACTTTTGGATGTCTTTTTTATGTGCTTTTTAAAAGTTAAGTTAGAATCAACGATAACACCCAGATACTTAAAATTATCAACAGTATTTATCACCTCTCCCTTAAGGATATTGGGTTGTTGTTTTGGGTCATGCCTCTTGATGGAAAAATACATGGCTACTGTTTTGCTCACATTAAGAGTAAGACAGTTAACTGTCAGCCAATCAGACACTTTATTTAACGCTGCTGTGAGTTGTGTTGCAGCTTGTTCACTCGTtttggcatgtgtgtaaataactgtgtcatctgcatacatctGAATGTAAACTTCTGGGCATATCAAAGGTAAGtcattaatatatagactaaataAAATCGGCCCtaaaatcgacccctgggggactccAATGGTGCTATTAGATAGGGGAGAGCATGTGTCCATAATTCTTGTACACTGCTTTCTTGAATCAAAGTAAGAGTCCATCCATGTCAGAGCGTTAGAAGAAAGATTGAACTTTGAGAGTTGTTTAATAGAACATTGTGATTAACTGTGTCAAACACCTTTTTAAAATCAAGGAAGACAGCACCAACAACACCTCCCCTGTCAAGTCTGGATTTAATTTGCTCAAAAAAATAACAAAGTGCTGTTTCTGTTGAATGATTCTTCCTAAATCCAAACTGCATGGGGTGTAGTGGAAAATTACCATCTAAATAGGCTATCAACTGGTCACAGACCACTCTTTCAGATACCTTAGAGATGGCTGGAAGAATGCTAATGGGTCTATAATTTGTAACATCAGTTACATCACCTGATTTAAAGATAGGGGTTATTACTGCTGTCTTCCAGGCATTAGGAAAATAACTTTGTTTAATGGACAGATTGACCAAGTGAGTAACTGGAGAAGAGAAAATGTTTGCGTACTTCCTAACAAATGCACAATCACAGTCAAAAATATCTTTTGCCTAGAGTTCTTAAACTGGTTTAAGATTTTAGTTACAGATGATTCTGGTACTTCTAAGATGTTAAACAATGATAGATCATTATTTGGTAATATAATGACCTTCTCTCTTGGACCAAAGCCTAGTGCTAGATTTTGAACTGAATCAATAAAGTAACTATTAAACACAGAAGAAATTTGGACTTTACCTTGAATTATAGTACCCTGCACTTGTAATTCATACCCTTTATCTCTTTTATTATTGTCTTTCTTTAAAACTCTATTAATATTTTGCCAAATTTTCTTGTAATTACCCTTTGATTCATTTATAATGTTAATAAAAAAAAGTGCTTTAGCCTTTCTCAAGTCATGTACCACTTCATTGTGCAACTGCTGAAAAATTCTCCTATCGTTGGGTAATCCAGACTTAAGTGCAGTTTTCAATGCATGATCCCTTTGCCTCATTAAGTTCCAAACTTGTTCACTAAGCCAAAgtaagttttgtttttttctggagtatgtaatatttttaataaattCACTTTTAATTTTATCAATAATGGTCATTAATCTCTCAGAAGCATCATCTAGGTCCCTAATGGAACCAATCTCGTTCCAATTCAGTTGCTTAAGCTGGCGTTCAAATTCACCAATGAGCCTCTTTGGTACAATTTTTAAGATCCTTCTACTTTCCTGCCGGTACATAAACCTTTGTTTTGTTAATTTCCTTGATATCAATGTCAAATTATGATCTGATAATCCGGTCAAGAAATTGAATGTTTTTATTATTCTTTCTGGTTTGTTACTAAATATTAAATcaatctgtgtttgtgttgatggTGTAATTCTGGTAGGACCTTGAATTAATTGTGTGAGGTTAAATTGATTTGTTAAGTCTTTAAGTTTCTTTCTTTTCGACTTATCAGTCCAATTTATGTTAAAGTCTTCAAGTAAAATTAATTCTTTATTTGTGTTCACTTCTTTCAAAATATGTCTTCGGTGTTCATAGAACATAGTATTTGATGCAGGTGGTCTATAGTATATGCAAATGACAGTGAATGACATATTTGAAGATAAGATCATTCTTACTGCCATGCATTCCATGTCCATACAGTTCGATTCAATTTCACTGCAGTTTATGGAGTCTTTGACATACATCAATAGTCCACCTCCTCTGCCAGACTTTCGATCTTTTCTGAAAAGATTAAAACCAGGCACTAAATATGCCGTGTCAGATGATGAGTCTGTCAGCCATGATTCTGTCAGGCAGAGGAAATCAAGATTCGAATCCATTAGTAATTTTTCAAGTTGATCGATTTTTGGAGCGACACTTCTAATGTTTAAATGTCCTCCCAATAACCCTTTGGGCTTTATGTGCAGGTCCCACAAGACTTTCTGATGATTGGTTGTTTGAAGAAGCAGAAAATTGCATTGTTTATGAATGGACGATTTACTAACATTACGTACTTTGCTAGTCACTGGAATCATTCCACTCACACTTGGCAATGTAACACTCAAGGGAGGAGATGGTAGATTATTGCCATTGATTGATGGTAgattattctgtcagagatggttgggagatggatgtaagtgcacaaggtgtgtttattaatccaaGTGAAGACGGGAAAACAATCCAGAaaagcaggcaaaatcgtaaaacggtgaaacaggcaataggtcgagcgaggtacaaacaggctatcgtagacttggcagaatcaaagacgagaaacgtgaaatcagggatcaggaacccaaacaaggaaataaggctcggtaacgtgtcagcaacacaactcaatacttcacaaagtaagtgcgttttcacagtttttatataggtgcgctgattgtgccttaatcctgtacaggtgtgagtcgtttatggcgcgcatacaagagtctgcttggcacacgtgctgtccggagcacgcctgagtgtctatctgatgcacgcgccaaggtgcgcaggtgtgacactcttacacaaaattagtacaaaaaattaatgtagatataaatatcttatgccaaattattatggcatgttacaaaaaataaagaaaaaatccgagtcctcgtctccaatttatgagtcctgatgcagttaatgcacgagtctgagtccaagtcatcagtgctcaagtccaagtcaagtcacgagtccttgaaattagggcatgagtcagactcgagtcagagtcctggactcaagtactacaagcctgcattaTACATGaatcagctataacattaaacccactgaTGGGTGAAGTGAACaacgttgattatctcattacagtggcacctatcAGGGGGTGGGATATAcctgtattaggcagcaagagaagagaacagtcagttcttgacgaagttgatgtgttggaagcaggaaaaacgggCAAGTGGAAGGATCTGAGCGAatttgacaaattgtgatggctagatgactgggtctgactgagcatctccaaaatggcacatcttgtggggtgttcctggcatgcagtggttagtacaaaacaaaagtggtccaaggatccaaaggatgaccagtgaaccagcgacagggtcatggttgtcgaaggctcattgattcgcatggggcacaaaggagaGCCCATATAGTCCAATCCCATAAAAGAGCTTCTGGAGCACAAAGTACTGAAAAAGTTaaagctggctaaaacagaaaggtgtcagcattaactttttcaacagattgtgctacagtagctcttctatgggattggaTCATATGGACGAGCcttcagtgagcctttgacacccatgaccctgtcgccggttctccTTCCTTGGTCCACTTTTGTttgatactaaccactgcataccaggaacaccccacaagatgtgccattttgaagatgcttcgtcagacccagtcatctcgccatcacaatttgtcaaagtcgctcagatccttacacttgcccatttttcctgcttccaacacatcaacttcttcAAGAACTGTCTtttctgttctcttgctgccaaaTACAGgtatatcccaccctttgacaggaatgtaatgagataattaaataatattggctggcttttttctgtggtatgtcagatatattccattcaaatagcatgatactgaacgagtcgaagatgagcagctgaatggaatatatctgatagcccACAaagaaaagccagacaatattatgatTATTGTCCATACACAttacttttgggtgttcaacgtgtctttctctttcaaaattctctcaaatcttctgcatttaactaagtaaacctggtggccatgcttgtttacaaatcgtcacagtcactcgctcactagtgcagaagttttacgtctccgacgtgtgatgtcatgttgtctcaacaaccatgcaatattgtaaaccatattcaatgctcattctccattgggtagagtgatgtaatacacgtaggataagcaatatgctaataaTATTTCTTGAAATGAAAAGAAACAACGTTTCTTGAAATGACTGGTCctctaaaactgaaaatgtactTTTCCTGTCCTGGTCAGACTatattcttaaaatccagtgttctaatggcaaCCTAACTTGTGTCTGCACATGCCCTGAATAACAGTATAAATATTACATGATTAGTAAAACAAACTAACCAGCAGAATATCAAAAACACCTTAATCATTTTGAAGCATTGTACTGGTGTTGTTATTCATTGGTAAATTACTCACCGATACACTCAGGTTGGTGTGACCATACGCCATTGTTGCATGTTATCTCTCCCCACCAGGTTTCCAGAGCAGGTTTCAGGCCCTTGTTGCAGCCATAGGGAACCGTAACACCGTGTTCATAACTTTCCAAGTGTGGGACTAAAAAGCCTTGTTCGAGTAGTGGACATGGACAGTTTTCTGGAAATTCTTCTGCACAGTTAGTTATCAATTATTAAAATGGATGAAATGCATGGTGTAGAAAAACTTTTGGCACCCTTCCCCTCACCAATCCACTATACAGTACGGTgcaaaaagtcttaggcacatgcaaagtaATGCTGTGAAGTGAAGATGCCTTTAGAAATAATGGAATCAGATCAAAAAGTCAATATCTGGTGGATTTAAAAACACATCAGAACACTTCAGACAGTAACATGAGACTAGTCATCGGGATGTTGTTCGAAGCATCTTGGAGAACCTGAAACAATTCCTCTAGAGAATTTGTCTTGCATCTGGAGCTAATCTCTGACAGCCagcattctttcttttttttgtctgttaTAGAATGCATTACATACAAATGTTTGCTTATTTTCCAaatatgagggtacttcaaaaagtcctcagcctcacccagaaaatgtcacaggagaaagattgttcttgtgttatttttcaacataatctcctttaacttcaatgcacttggtccaccgaTGTTCAAGCTTCTCTCTCCCTTCATGGAAGAGGGACACACACATCCTGAGCCTCtagatcctcctcaacagcatgaacgacttcatcatcactctgaaaatggcgaccacgcaattgagtgggatttcagtttgggaaatgttgccaggttgggtgagtaaggtgcatggggaACCAGTTCAAagtccagtgttgggcacgttactttcaaaaagtaattagttatagttactagttacttttcccaaaaagtaactgagttagtaacggagttactttgtcattaaagtaactaattaccagggaaagtaattattccgttacattttgttaccccccccaaaaaaatcaaattaaattcaattggtgtaatcataataaaagtgaatgttaaatgtgtttaatgactgaaatggacacttaacagaaccaatcagtaacattatctacactatattaatatttttgtgggacaatgtgagaagacatctatcaaatttaatatatttttgtagttcttaaaattgttactaattactggccactgacgaggacaaacgctttgttcctcgacataatgtgcattgcacgtacacatttttgtgttttatttcaagtaatgaaaagcaatggctgtatttcgaatttgaaagcgcagtgctgggctgaccgctcgccatcgctgtgtcttctgattgaaagagtgcacagtagtgcagtaggcatgGCCTACCtatgtatgttgtccaa contains the following coding sequences:
- the LOC132885888 gene encoding complement factor H-like — encoded protein: MRIIILAFSVWLCQAVREEFPENCPCPLLEQGFLVPHLESYEHGVTVPYGCNKGLKPALETWWGEITCNNGVWSHQPECIDNTSCISSLLHVPNAKPSHNLKPFYNHDDTIRFECEDGYEFEGRSSEAQCVSGTWRLPVCKRSPNTCGPPPRVYNGIIKKAYRSAFYHGEWLEYVCAEGYKLVGDRYNTCNDGRWSREIKCVKIVCPVPYVPNAELVDDLKTSYSLEETVQFECDRGYEFEGVDYARCEDGIWKLPVCIRAQTTGRDPSPDRNTRVTLPVSQCGLHPLIENGDVIEQSNGKELKVLCKRYYKLQGYEKVKCVDGKWTKLPVCKPPCKLDRTLIHSYYTDEYLKEGERKYFYCPNAWVRYRYISCSEGKASYGQCKWN